The following proteins are encoded in a genomic region of Thermothielavioides terrestris NRRL 8126 chromosome 5, complete sequence:
- a CDS encoding uncharacterized protein (Contains conserved domains SET[pfam00856], SET domain), with product MYARLFLAGLCVLGLGASIQSDVGNTASCPWGPLLASRGYDHQFTCAAPQQQQPKQPQTRQADRREAQTPELWDERDGPYQQAQGYGVLPQWQGPEHCATEFCLFSNREAGEGIALITTARNAYLASNYVPSPTTGVEPTAYYEAEVPGKGRGLIANRTIRRGEIIMQRLPVLLIQMTPHVNLDPELREQLYQAAVDRLPEPTRARFMRQMGATVYDKVEKNSFRMFVDDSLHLGMFPDVSKFNHDCRPNVHYRINNLTHTAIAVRDIPRGEELTISYIYPLAPLSTRQTQLRDWDFTCTCAQCTLPATASAQSDARIRQIAALEDEIEAIMARPGAPGLRPAMGIRLIELHLEERLHAYLGPAYTRAAIIAAMFGDEARAREYAAEAALALEREVGPHAKDAKAMRRLADDVRGHWAWGLKVEGQRPL from the exons ATGTATGCACGCCTTTTCCTTGCCGGACTTTGCGTTCTCGGCCTTGGAGCGTCGATTCAGTCAGACGTCGGCAATACAGCCAGCTGTCCATGGGGCCCATTACTGGCGAGTCGTGGCTATGACCATCAGTTCACATGTGCCGCCCCTCAACAACAGCAACCAAAACAACCCCAAACTCGACAGGCGGACCGCCGCGAAGCCCAGACACCGGAGCTCTGGGACGAACGTGATGGGCCGTACCAACAGGCTCAAGGCTATGGGGTGTTGCCCCAATGGCAAGGCCCGGAGCACTGTGCCACAGAGTTTTGTCTCTTCTCCAACCGAGAGGCAGGCGAGGGCATCGCTCTCATCACCACCGCCCGAAACGCTTACCTCGCCTCCAACTACGTTCCCTCACCCACCACTGGCGTGGAGCCAACAGCATACTACGAAGCGGAAGTGCCCGGCAAGGGCCGCGGGCTTATTGCCAACCGCACCATACGCAGAGGCGAGATCATCATGCAGCGGTTGCCAGTGCTGCTGATACAAATGACTCCCCATGTCAACCTAGATCCGGAGCTGCGTGAGCAGCTGTACCAAGCCGCCGTTGACCGGCTGCCCGAGCCCACCCGTGCCCGATTCATGCGCCAGATGGGCGCCACCGTCTACGACAAGGTCGAGAAGAACTCGTTCCGTATGTTCGTCGACGACTCCCTTCACCTGGGCATGTTCCCGGACGTGAGCAAGTTCAACCACGACTGCCGACCGAA TGTCCACTACCGCATCAACAACCTCACCCAcaccgccatcgccgtccGCGACATCCCCCGGGGCGAAGAGCTGACCATAAGCTACATCTACCCACTCGCCCCGCTGTCCACGCGCCAGACGCAGCTGCGCGACTGGGACTTCACCTGCACCTGCGCGCAGTGCAcgctgccggcgacggcctcggcgcagTCCGACGCGCGGATCCGGCAGATCGCGGCGCTGgaggacgagatcgaggccATCATGGCGcggcccggcgcgccgggcctGCGCCCCGCCATGGGCATTCGGCTGATCGAGCTGCACCTCGAGGAGCGGCTGCACGCGTACCTGGGCCCGGCGTACACGCGGGCCGCGATCATCGCGGCCATgttcggcgacgaggcgcgggcgcgcgagtacgcggccgaggcggcgctcgcgcttGAGAGGGAGGTCGGGCCGCATGCGAAGGATGCGAAGGCTATGAGGAGGCTGGCGGATGATGTGAGGGGCCACTGGGCTTGGGGCTTGAAGGTGGAGGGGCAGCGGCCGCTGTAG